The DNA segment TATTTGACCCTAAAATATCCAACAACCTGAAAGAGAAACTCCAGTTTTTCATTTTTTTGGGGGCATAATCCAAGGCTGCATTGGTCATGTAAAACAAGTCATTCTGACCTTGCGCAGTCACTGTCGAGGATTTCACATCCATGTCGGCTGAAAATTTCAGTTCTCTGGTCAAAATTAAGTTGGCATTTCCTTTCAAACTCCAGTTAACACTAGAATTATCGGCCTGATAACCAAAAATATCACCTTTCACTCGATAATCATACACTGAACCTCCAATAAAAAACTTGGCCATATTACCAGCTTGTAAATTGGCATTGAGCTCCAGGCCTAAAGATCTTGAATCACCAGAATTGGTATAACTTCGTATAAGCACCACTTCCTTTTGATAAGTTGTATTTACACGAAATATGGCATTCTCCACGCCACGGTAAAACCCGGTAATACCCACCTTGTGTTTTCCGAACCTTTTCTCAAGCCCCAATTCAACATTATTAATATATTCAGATTCTAAATCAGGATCACCCACCTCATAAACCTCCAAGTGACGACGGTATAAAAAAGGCGCCATATTTTTAATGGGTGGACGGCTAATTCGTCTACTGGCAGCCAGGCTTAATTGACTGGTCTCTCCCACAGGATAAGTGGCATGCACAGTGGGGAACCAATCCAGCTGATTGACCTCATACCTTGCTTTTTTCTCCCGTTCAAATAGAGTAAAGTAATCAGGATTGGCTATTTTCATACGCTGATCCGTATACTCCAAACGTAAGCCAAGCATATATTTCAGCTGATGAATACTTCCCGAATAGTCAATATAAGCAGCATAAACACCCCGGTTCAGATCTATCGCATTTTCAAGTGTCTCATAATCAAACATTCCTAGTTCTACACCATTTACTACCTCTGAAGTATCATAGGAGAATGCGCCATCAATCTGAAAAAACTGCGGTTGCAACCCAATACCTATGGTATTTCCATTAGCCAGTTCTTTAGAATAATCAACACTGAATCGATAAGCATCTAACGGCGTATCATCAGACTGGCTATAATGTTGTTCTATTTCTCCAGGTACATCTCCATATTTATCATACCCGTAATTCTTATTATCTAAGCGACGACTTAAATCCGAATGCTCATACAACAAAGAAATACGCAACGTTGCATTTTGACCAAACTTTGTCGAAAAATCAACATTTCCCGTATGAAACTTACCATAACGGTTATCTGTGTTGGGATTATAAATATACTTCTCTGCATCGACATTAGACTCATCACCATAATAATTATGGTACACATAAAAAGCAGAACGTCCTTCAGTACGGTCTCCAAAAAAGTAAGAAGCTGACAATTGGGTATTTTTCGAGAGTTGATAATCCACTCCTGCATTAGCCGAATAAT comes from the Saccharicrinis fermentans DSM 9555 = JCM 21142 genome and includes:
- a CDS encoding TonB-dependent receptor domain-containing protein, translated to MTYRGLVLIALMFMVIVSSVAQRNGVIWGRITDEDSGDRFPFATVTLKKDGQMLPIGTVSDNEGTFKLSGLQYGTYDVLVSFIGYKTHIVEKVILTKEKPRINLGDVTIALTNVDLEEVKVSAMGNTVSTKIDRKTYRAEDFSTARGGTAVDVLNKLPSVSVSSNGEVSVRGTTDFMVYLNGKPTQMEPSMLLAQIAGANIQNIDVITVPTAKYDAQGKGGIININTKKNGLEGFSISANGKLGASPWANKTDKYDGYHMKDDRYGSGINLMYGINKLALYGAFNYNKKNVNGARTGKASVWDYDLQKYKHMDATGERPEWYEYYSANAGVDYQLSKNTQLSASYFFGDRTEGRSAFYVYHNYYGDESNVDAEKYIYNPNTDNRYGKFHTGNVDFSTKFGQNATLRISLLYEHSDLSRRLDNKNYGYDKYGDVPGEIEQHYSQSDDTPLDAYRFSVDYSKELANGNTIGIGLQPQFFQIDGAFSYDTSEVVNGVELGMFDYETLENAIDLNRGVYAAYIDYSGSIHQLKYMLGLRLEYTDQRMKIANPDYFTLFEREKKARYEVNQLDWFPTVHATYPVGETSQLSLAASRRISRPPIKNMAPFLYRRHLEVYEVGDPDLESEYINNVELGLEKRFGKHKVGITGFYRGVENAIFRVNTTYQKEVVLIRSYTNSGDSRSLGLELNANLQAGNMAKFFIGGSVYDYRVKGDIFGYQADNSSVNWSLKGNANLILTRELKFSADMDVKSSTVTAQGQNDLFYMTNAALDYAPKKMKNWSFSFRLLDILGSNNKGLDTRAFDKDGLEIFYQETEYNRAGPIAEISVSYAFRNGKSQSKTKKTVGDREF